A section of the Serratia liquefaciens ATCC 27592 genome encodes:
- the grxC gene encoding glutaredoxin 3: protein MANIDIYTKATCPFCHRAKALLNSKGAAFNEIAIDGDNEKREAMIARSGRTTVPQIFIDGQHIGGCDDLYELDARGGLDPLL, encoded by the coding sequence ATGGCTAACATTGATATCTACACCAAAGCGACCTGTCCGTTCTGCCATCGCGCTAAAGCGCTGCTGAACAGCAAGGGCGCCGCGTTTAACGAAATCGCCATCGATGGCGATAATGAAAAACGCGAAGCGATGATTGCGCGCAGTGGGCGCACCACCGTGCCTCAGATTTTCATCGATGGCCAACATATCGGCGGCTGCGATGATTTATATGAACTCGATGCTCGTGGTGGTCTGGATCCGCTGCTTTAA
- the secB gene encoding protein-export chaperone SecB, translated as MSEQNSTEMAFQIQRIYTKDISFEAPKAPQVFQQEWQPEVKLDLDTASSQLADEVYEVVLRVTVTASLGEETAFLCEVQQAGIFSVAGIDGTQLAHCLGAYCPNILFPYARECITSLVSRGTFPQLNLAPVNFDALFMNYLQQQAEGEGAAPHQDA; from the coding sequence ATGTCAGAACAAAACAGCACAGAGATGGCTTTCCAGATTCAGCGCATTTACACCAAGGATATCTCCTTCGAAGCGCCAAAAGCGCCGCAGGTTTTCCAGCAGGAATGGCAGCCAGAAGTTAAACTGGATCTAGATACCGCTTCCAGCCAGTTGGCTGACGAAGTGTATGAGGTTGTACTGCGCGTAACCGTGACGGCGTCTCTGGGCGAAGAAACTGCGTTCCTGTGTGAAGTGCAGCAGGCGGGCATCTTCTCCGTAGCGGGCATCGACGGCACGCAGCTGGCGCATTGCCTGGGTGCATACTGCCCGAACATTCTGTTCCCGTATGCGCGTGAGTGCATCACCAGCCTGGTTTCTCGCGGTACATTCCCGCAGCTGAACCTGGCACCGGTTAACTTTGACGCGCTGTTCATGAACTATCTGCAGCAGCAGGCGGAAGGCGAAGGTGCCGCACCACATCAGGATGCCTGA
- the gpsA gene encoding NAD(P)H-dependent glycerol-3-phosphate dehydrogenase — MNSVNASMTVIGAGSYGTALAITLARNGHSVVLWGHNPEQIQKMQHDRCNQAFLPDVTFPDTLLLEADLARALAASRDVLVVVPSHVFGDVLRQLKPHLRPDARIVWATKGLEAETGRLLQDVAREALGEAIPLAVVSGPTFAKELAAGLPTAIALASTDAQFADDLQQLLHCGKSFRVYSNPDFIGVQLGGAVKNVIAIGAGMSDGIGFGANARTALITRGLTEMTRLGSALGADPSTFMGMAGLGDLVLTCTDNQSRNRRFGIMLGQGKGVQEAQDSIGQVVEGYRNTKEVLALAQRHGVEMPITEQIYQVLYCHKDAREAALSLLGRTRKDEKHNA, encoded by the coding sequence ATGAACAGCGTCAATGCTTCAATGACAGTGATCGGTGCCGGCTCGTACGGCACCGCATTAGCTATTACGCTGGCGCGTAACGGCCACTCCGTGGTGCTCTGGGGCCATAACCCCGAGCAGATTCAAAAAATGCAGCACGATCGCTGCAATCAGGCCTTTCTTCCCGACGTCACCTTCCCCGATACGCTGTTGCTTGAAGCCGATTTGGCCCGTGCGCTGGCGGCTAGCCGCGACGTGCTGGTGGTGGTGCCAAGCCATGTATTCGGTGATGTGCTACGCCAGTTGAAACCGCATTTGCGGCCGGATGCCCGTATCGTTTGGGCAACCAAAGGGCTGGAGGCAGAAACCGGTCGGCTGTTGCAGGACGTGGCGCGCGAAGCACTGGGCGAAGCCATTCCGCTGGCAGTGGTCTCCGGACCGACGTTCGCCAAAGAGCTGGCTGCCGGGCTGCCTACCGCCATTGCGTTGGCCTCTACCGATGCGCAGTTCGCCGATGACTTGCAGCAGTTGCTGCACTGCGGCAAAAGTTTCCGCGTCTACAGCAACCCCGATTTTATCGGCGTGCAGTTGGGCGGGGCGGTGAAAAACGTGATTGCCATTGGCGCTGGGATGTCAGACGGTATCGGGTTTGGTGCCAATGCCCGTACCGCATTGATTACCCGCGGCTTGACGGAAATGACACGCCTTGGCTCTGCGCTGGGTGCCGATCCTTCGACCTTCATGGGCATGGCAGGGCTGGGCGATCTGGTGTTAACCTGCACCGATAACCAATCGCGCAACCGCCGCTTCGGTATTATGCTGGGGCAGGGAAAAGGCGTGCAGGAAGCGCAGGACAGTATAGGTCAGGTGGTCGAAGGCTATCGCAATACCAAAGAGGTATTGGCGTTGGCGCAGCGGCACGGCGTTGAAATGCCGATTACCGAACAGATTTACCAGGTGCTGTACTGCCATAAAGATGCCCGCGAGGCCGCGCTAAGCCTGTTGGGGCGGACCAGAAAAGACGAAAAACACAACGCTTGA
- the trmL gene encoding tRNA (uridine(34)/cytosine(34)/5-carboxymethylaminomethyluridine(34)-2'-O)-methyltransferase TrmL: MLNIVLFEPEIPPNTGNIIRLCANTGFQLHLIEPMGFPWDDKRLRRAGLDYHEFASIRRHADYAAFIASENPQRLFALTTKGTPAHSAVSYQAGDYLLFGPETRGLPAEILDALPAQQKIRIPMQAQSRSMNLSNAVAVVVYEAWRQLDYAGALIKS; this comes from the coding sequence ATGCTGAACATCGTTTTATTCGAACCTGAAATTCCACCCAATACCGGCAATATTATCCGTCTGTGCGCCAATACCGGTTTTCAACTGCATCTGATAGAGCCAATGGGCTTCCCGTGGGATGATAAACGCCTGCGCCGCGCGGGGCTGGACTACCATGAATTCGCCAGTATCCGACGTCATGCCGACTACGCCGCCTTTATCGCCAGCGAAAATCCGCAGCGTCTGTTTGCCCTGACCACCAAAGGCACCCCGGCACACAGCGCAGTCAGCTACCAGGCCGGCGACTACCTGTTGTTCGGACCGGAAACTCGCGGTCTGCCCGCCGAGATCCTTGACGCCTTGCCGGCACAGCAGAAAATCCGCATCCCTATGCAGGCACAAAGCCGCAGCATGAACCTGTCCAATGCTGTCGCGGTAGTCGTGTACGAAGCCTGGCGGCAGTTGGACTACGCGGGCGCGCTGATTAAGTCTTAA
- the envC gene encoding murein hydrolase activator EnvC encodes MREKAFFALSRVTRSANPGSQPLPERTAPRKLTTLCASVFYAGVLLLPLASQAAEDNKSQLKDIQQSIAEKEKAVKQQQQQRSSLQDQLKQQEKTIAQASRLLRDTQSTLSQLGKDISGLNASIAKLQKQQSTQQEILAKQLDAAFRQGQHSAVQLILSGEESQRSERILAYFGYLNDARQQTIEELKQTRAELAKQKTTLVAKQGQQKSLLGEQQTQQQKLEQARGARKKTLTALEASLEKDQQRLVELRQNETRMRDKIARAEREARARAEREAREAAKVREQVRVKEQQAKKTGTSYKPSEADRSLMARTGGLGRPNGQAIWPVRGRTLHGFGEQLQGELRWKGMVISAAEGSEVKAIADGRVLLADWLQGYGLVVVIEHGKGDMSLYGYNQSALVNVGAQVRAGQPIALVGTSGGQGTPSLYFEIRRQGQAVNPLPWLGR; translated from the coding sequence ATGAGGGAAAAGGCGTTTTTTGCACTATCAAGGGTAACCCGAAGCGCAAACCCAGGCAGCCAGCCGCTGCCTGAACGCACCGCGCCAAGGAAGTTAACCACCCTGTGCGCCAGCGTATTTTACGCTGGCGTCTTGTTGTTGCCGTTAGCCAGCCAGGCGGCGGAAGACAATAAATCCCAGCTCAAAGACATCCAGCAAAGCATCGCCGAGAAAGAAAAGGCGGTTAAGCAGCAGCAGCAACAGCGCAGCTCATTGCAGGATCAGCTTAAGCAGCAAGAAAAAACCATCGCGCAGGCCAGCCGCCTGCTGCGTGACACCCAAAGCACATTGAGCCAACTGGGGAAAGATATCTCCGGCCTGAATGCCTCAATCGCCAAGCTGCAAAAGCAGCAATCCACCCAGCAGGAAATCCTCGCCAAACAGCTCGATGCCGCCTTCCGCCAGGGCCAGCACAGCGCCGTGCAATTGATCCTCAGCGGTGAGGAGAGCCAGCGTAGCGAGCGTATTTTGGCTTACTTCGGCTACCTGAACGACGCGCGTCAGCAAACCATTGAAGAACTGAAGCAAACCCGCGCCGAGCTGGCAAAGCAAAAAACCACGCTGGTGGCCAAGCAGGGCCAACAGAAATCGCTGCTAGGCGAACAACAAACGCAGCAGCAGAAGCTGGAGCAGGCACGCGGTGCACGTAAGAAAACGCTGACCGCGCTGGAAGCCTCGCTGGAAAAAGATCAGCAGCGTCTGGTGGAACTGCGCCAGAACGAAACCCGCATGCGCGACAAGATTGCCCGGGCCGAACGAGAAGCCCGTGCCCGAGCGGAACGCGAAGCGCGTGAGGCCGCCAAGGTTCGCGAGCAGGTTCGCGTCAAAGAACAGCAGGCGAAGAAAACCGGCACCAGCTATAAGCCAAGCGAAGCCGACCGCTCATTGATGGCCCGTACCGGCGGCCTTGGCAGACCGAATGGGCAGGCAATCTGGCCGGTCCGCGGCCGCACGTTGCATGGTTTCGGTGAACAGCTGCAAGGTGAACTACGCTGGAAAGGCATGGTGATCTCCGCCGCCGAAGGCAGCGAAGTGAAAGCTATCGCCGACGGTCGCGTGCTGCTGGCCGACTGGCTGCAGGGCTATGGCCTGGTTGTCGTCATCGAACACGGTAAGGGTGACATGAGCCTGTACGGCTACAACCAAAGTGCACTGGTCAACGTCGGGGCACAGGTGCGCGCCGGCCAACCGATAGCCCTGGTAGGCACCAGCGGAGGCCAGGGA
- the gpmM gene encoding 2,3-bisphosphoglycerate-independent phosphoglycerate mutase, which translates to MSSNKKPMVLVILDGYGHREEQQDNAIVNAKTPVMDRLWQQQPHTLIAASGLDVGLPDGQMGNSEVGHVNLGAGRIVYQDLTRLDKEIKEGDFFANPTLTAAVDKAVQAGKAVHIMGLLSPGGVHSHEDHILAMIELAAQRGAKAVYLHAFLDGRDTPPRSAEPSLQRFSDTFASLGCGRIASLIGRYYAMDRDNRWDRVQLAYDLLTQAKGDFVADNAVAALQAAYQRGENDEFVKPTVLQTAGEATAELHDGDALIFMNFRADRARQIVRAFVNADFDGFPRAKVINFGDFVMLTEYAADIKVPCAYPPASLNNTFGEWLMKHDKTQLRISETEKYAHVTFFYNGGVEEPFAGEERVLINSPKVATYDLQPEMSAAELTDKLLTAINSGKYDAIICNYPNGDMVGHTGVYDAAVKAVETLDGCIAQVVEAVKAVDGQLLITADHGNAEQMRDPATGQAHTAHTSLPVPLIYIGKPARAVNGGKLSDIAPTMLTLMGMEIPQEMTGKPLFIVE; encoded by the coding sequence ATGTCGAGCAACAAAAAACCGATGGTACTGGTGATCCTGGACGGTTACGGCCACCGTGAGGAGCAACAGGACAACGCCATTGTGAACGCCAAAACGCCGGTGATGGATCGCCTGTGGCAACAACAGCCGCATACTCTTATCGCCGCATCCGGGCTGGATGTCGGCCTGCCTGACGGTCAGATGGGCAACTCGGAAGTCGGGCACGTCAACCTGGGGGCCGGGCGCATCGTTTATCAGGATCTGACCCGGTTGGATAAAGAAATCAAAGAAGGCGATTTCTTCGCTAACCCAACGCTGACGGCAGCGGTCGACAAGGCCGTACAGGCCGGCAAAGCAGTGCATATCATGGGGTTGCTGTCGCCGGGCGGCGTGCACAGCCACGAAGACCATATTCTGGCCATGATTGAACTGGCCGCGCAACGCGGTGCAAAAGCCGTTTATCTGCATGCCTTCCTCGACGGTCGCGATACCCCGCCACGCAGTGCTGAACCCTCCTTGCAACGCTTTAGCGATACCTTTGCCAGCCTCGGCTGCGGGCGTATCGCATCGCTGATCGGCCGTTACTACGCCATGGACCGCGACAACCGCTGGGATCGCGTTCAACTGGCTTATGATTTACTGACCCAGGCCAAGGGCGACTTTGTCGCCGACAACGCCGTTGCTGCCCTGCAGGCCGCTTACCAGCGTGGCGAGAACGACGAGTTCGTCAAGCCGACCGTTCTCCAGACTGCCGGGGAGGCCACGGCCGAACTGCACGACGGCGACGCACTGATTTTCATGAACTTCCGCGCCGATCGCGCACGCCAGATCGTTCGTGCCTTCGTAAATGCGGATTTCGACGGTTTCCCACGCGCCAAAGTCATCAACTTTGGTGATTTCGTGATGCTGACCGAATACGCGGCCGACATCAAAGTTCCCTGCGCCTATCCGCCGGCATCGTTGAACAACACCTTCGGCGAATGGTTAATGAAGCACGACAAAACCCAGCTGCGCATTTCGGAAACCGAAAAATACGCCCACGTCACCTTCTTCTATAATGGCGGCGTTGAAGAGCCGTTTGCCGGGGAAGAACGTGTGCTGATCAACTCACCGAAGGTCGCGACCTACGATCTGCAGCCAGAAATGAGCGCCGCCGAACTGACCGACAAACTGCTGACCGCCATTAACAGCGGCAAGTACGACGCCATCATCTGCAACTATCCAAATGGCGATATGGTGGGTCATACCGGGGTTTACGACGCGGCAGTGAAAGCGGTGGAAACGCTGGACGGCTGCATCGCCCAGGTCGTCGAAGCGGTGAAAGCCGTCGACGGGCAACTGCTGATCACCGCCGACCACGGTAATGCCGAGCAAATGCGCGATCCGGCGACCGGTCAGGCGCACACCGCCCACACCAGCCTTCCGGTACCGCTGATTTACATCGGCAAGCCTGCCCGCGCAGTCAACGGCGGCAAGCTTTCGGACATCGCGCCGACCATGCTGACGCTGATGGGAATGGAAATCCCGCAAGAGATGACTGGTAAGCCGCTGTTCATCGTGGAATAA
- a CDS encoding CHAD domain-containing protein, translating to MALAKSIIAQLRRLESALNQALLRLQDTSDVEALHDVRINLQRIRSLLRPLRGIPGVTGLSSAAADLGKITTPIRDLEVLIAELELHQLAWQANTRKTELYRRKLALMSQPLLTHFPTLLHIWPKTFRRTQPRHIKRRVALRLRLQVKQLRLALADIHYDRHQLRLLVKRLRYVAEAYSQLSLITPETVTSLKTAQSALGDWHDRFVWCQQAENQQDLWPLLPQWQMALETTREQAEKALLSLSRTLSA from the coding sequence ATGGCTTTGGCTAAGAGTATTATTGCGCAGCTACGCAGGCTCGAGAGCGCGCTGAATCAGGCGCTGCTGCGTTTGCAGGACACCTCAGACGTTGAGGCCTTGCACGACGTACGCATCAACCTGCAGCGTATCAGAAGTCTGCTGCGACCATTACGCGGTATCCCCGGCGTAACTGGCCTCAGCAGCGCTGCTGCCGACTTGGGAAAAATCACTACGCCGATACGCGATCTGGAAGTGCTGATCGCCGAACTGGAACTGCATCAGTTGGCATGGCAGGCCAATACGCGCAAAACCGAGCTGTACCGCCGCAAACTCGCGCTGATGTCACAGCCGTTGCTGACCCACTTTCCCACTCTGCTACATATCTGGCCAAAAACCTTCCGCCGAACTCAACCCCGACACATCAAACGTCGTGTTGCCCTCCGCCTGCGCCTCCAGGTAAAACAGCTACGCCTGGCATTGGCCGACATACATTACGATCGGCACCAACTGCGCCTGCTGGTTAAGCGTCTGCGTTATGTTGCCGAAGCCTATTCTCAACTCTCCCTCATCACGCCTGAAACCGTCACCAGCCTGAAAACGGCACAAAGCGCACTCGGAGATTGGCACGATCGTTTTGTCTGGTGCCAGCAGGCCGAAAACCAGCAAGATCTCTGGCCGCTGTTGCCGCAGTGGCAAATGGCGCTGGAGACGACGCGGGAGCAAGCAGAAAAGGCACTCCTTTCACTTTCGCGAACGCTGAGTGCCTAA
- a CDS encoding rhodanese-like domain-containing protein, whose product MLQEIMQFVSKHPILSLAWIALLVAVIVMTFKSSFSKVKEITRGEATRLINKEDAVVVDTRSRDDFRRGHLANAINLTASEIKSGSLGELEKHKAQPIIVVCANGTTSREPAENLHKAGFENVTTLKDGIAGWSGENLPLVRGK is encoded by the coding sequence ATGCTGCAAGAAATTATGCAATTCGTTAGCAAGCATCCCATACTGAGCCTGGCCTGGATCGCCCTGCTGGTTGCGGTGATCGTCATGACCTTCAAAAGCAGTTTCTCCAAGGTGAAAGAGATCACCCGTGGTGAAGCCACCCGACTGATTAATAAAGAAGATGCCGTTGTGGTGGATACCCGCAGCCGTGATGATTTCCGCAGAGGCCACCTGGCCAACGCCATTAACCTGACCGCCAGCGAAATCAAAAGCGGCAGCCTGGGCGAGCTGGAAAAACACAAGGCTCAGCCAATCATCGTGGTGTGTGCCAACGGCACCACTTCACGTGAGCCGGCAGAAAACCTGCACAAGGCGGGCTTTGAAAACGTCACTACGCTGAAGGATGGGATTGCCGGCTGGAGCGGGGAAAACCTGCCATTAGTACGCGGTAAGTAA
- a CDS encoding DUF3313 domain-containing protein — protein sequence MKKQRLGVAMAVLAAGLLLAGCSSKVTKTDQYSGFLSDYSKLQETTSPSGHKTLRWIDPSYKESNYRGLYFEPVVYFPAEKPTTRVSQDTLNKIKAYASQRIKTALQDRFTVLNSPAGSRVLVAKLAITAVSAENEDMKFYEVVPVAAVVASTMAASGHRTQNTTLYIEGELIDQDTGKTVLEVARKAYGKTVSNDSSPVTAEDVKAAIDDMVKDITNFPKQG from the coding sequence ATGAAAAAACAACGTTTGGGCGTTGCCATGGCGGTTTTGGCAGCGGGCCTGTTACTGGCGGGCTGTTCGTCCAAAGTAACCAAAACGGATCAGTACTCGGGATTCCTGTCTGACTACAGCAAATTGCAGGAAACCACATCACCAAGCGGCCACAAAACGCTGCGCTGGATCGACCCAAGCTACAAAGAGTCCAACTACCGCGGCCTGTATTTTGAGCCAGTAGTCTATTTCCCTGCTGAAAAACCGACGACGCGCGTTAGCCAAGATACGCTGAATAAAATAAAGGCTTACGCTTCTCAGCGGATTAAAACCGCGCTTCAAGATCGCTTTACCGTACTCAATAGTCCGGCCGGGTCACGCGTGCTGGTGGCTAAACTCGCCATCACGGCAGTGTCTGCAGAAAACGAAGATATGAAATTCTATGAGGTGGTACCGGTCGCGGCTGTGGTTGCCAGCACCATGGCGGCCAGCGGTCACAGAACCCAAAACACCACGCTGTATATCGAAGGTGAATTGATCGATCAGGATACCGGCAAAACGGTGCTGGAAGTTGCTCGTAAAGCCTATGGTAAAACCGTCAGCAACGACAGCTCACCGGTAACAGCGGAAGACGTCAAAGCAGCGATCGACGACATGGTTAAAGACATCACCAACTTCCCTAAACAGGGTTAA